The Candidatus Phaeomarinobacter ectocarpi genome includes a region encoding these proteins:
- a CDS encoding cisplatin damage response ATP-dependent DNA ligase, protein MNLFAQFLDALSYEPRRNGKLALMVDYFRDVPDPERGYALAALTGGLEFRHAKAGLIRELVSARVDPVLFELSYDYVGDLAETTALIWPQRPGANRVPGLSEVVETLRGAAKTDTPRLIEGWLDALDANGRWALIKLVTGGLRVGVSARLAKTAVAQFGGLPVNEVEELWHGLDVPYTELFAWAEGKTEKPAHAALAPFRPVMLAHPITETDFEKLVPKDFLAEWKWDGIRVQAVSEDGVRRLYSRTGDDISKAFPDVIEALDFDASLDGELLIGQDGAARPFADLQKRLNRKTVSKKTLAESPAFIRAYDALVIEGEDLRALPFVKRRQRLLAWHDRTTPDRIDVSEQLVFETWDDLAAARAENLSTGVEGLMLKRRDSVYEPGRPKGPWWKWKRDPFIIDAVLLYAQRGHGKRSSFYSDYTFGVWRGDDLVPVGKAYFGFTDDELKQIDKFVRGNTTNRFGPVREVTHTRDEGLVLEVAFEGLNRSTRHKSGVAMRFPRVSRLRWDKPPAEADTLETLEKLLPEV, encoded by the coding sequence ATGAACCTGTTCGCCCAATTTCTGGACGCCTTGTCCTATGAGCCCCGCCGAAATGGCAAACTGGCGCTGATGGTGGATTACTTTCGCGACGTGCCGGACCCCGAGCGTGGCTATGCGCTGGCGGCTCTGACCGGTGGCCTCGAATTCAGGCACGCCAAGGCGGGTCTTATTCGCGAGCTTGTGTCCGCACGTGTGGATCCGGTTCTGTTTGAACTTTCCTACGACTATGTGGGTGATCTGGCGGAAACAACAGCATTGATTTGGCCACAACGCCCCGGCGCCAACCGGGTGCCTGGCTTGTCTGAGGTGGTCGAGACACTGCGGGGCGCCGCCAAGACAGATACGCCCCGGCTCATCGAAGGCTGGCTGGACGCGCTGGATGCAAATGGCCGCTGGGCACTTATCAAACTTGTGACCGGCGGGCTTCGCGTTGGTGTATCGGCACGCCTTGCAAAAACCGCTGTCGCGCAGTTTGGCGGTTTGCCCGTGAACGAAGTGGAAGAACTCTGGCACGGGCTTGATGTACCGTATACGGAATTATTTGCATGGGCGGAGGGAAAAACAGAAAAGCCTGCCCACGCAGCGCTGGCGCCGTTCCGCCCGGTGATGCTGGCTCACCCCATCACGGAAACTGACTTTGAAAAACTTGTCCCCAAGGACTTTTTGGCTGAATGGAAGTGGGATGGCATTCGTGTCCAGGCCGTGTCGGAAGATGGTGTTCGTCGTCTGTACAGTCGCACAGGAGATGACATTTCGAAGGCATTCCCGGATGTGATTGAGGCACTGGATTTTGACGCATCGTTGGATGGTGAGCTGCTGATCGGCCAGGACGGCGCCGCGCGGCCCTTCGCAGACCTGCAGAAACGCCTGAACCGCAAGACCGTTTCCAAGAAAACGCTTGCAGAAAGTCCGGCGTTTATTCGCGCTTATGATGCGCTGGTGATTGAGGGTGAAGACTTGCGGGCGCTTCCCTTCGTGAAGCGCCGCCAAAGACTGCTGGCATGGCACGACCGCACCACGCCTGATCGGATCGACGTCTCCGAGCAGCTTGTCTTCGAGACGTGGGATGATCTGGCGGCGGCCCGCGCCGAAAACCTGTCGACCGGCGTCGAAGGCTTGATGCTGAAGCGCCGTGACAGTGTCTACGAGCCCGGACGCCCCAAAGGTCCGTGGTGGAAGTGGAAGCGTGACCCCTTCATCATTGATGCGGTGTTGCTTTACGCCCAACGCGGGCACGGCAAACGGTCTTCGTTTTACTCCGACTACACATTTGGCGTCTGGCGCGGCGATGACCTTGTGCCGGTGGGCAAAGCCTATTTCGGGTTTACCGATGACGAGCTGAAGCAGATCGACAAATTCGTTCGCGGCAACACCACCAACCGCTTTGGCCCCGTCCGTGAAGTGACTCACACGCGGGACGAAGGCCTGGTTCTCGAAGTGGCATTTGAAGGCCTCAATCGGTCAACACGGCACAAATCAGGAGTGGCGATGCGCTTTCCTAGGGTTTCGCGATTGCGCTGGGACAAGCCACCTGCCGAGGCAGACACGCTGGAAACACTGGAGAAATTGCTACCGGAGGTGTGA
- a CDS encoding ligase-associated DNA damage response exonuclease, whose protein sequence is MPADKLLHPMPEGLYCPVGDFYVDPVRPVDRAVITHGHADHARAGHGAVLATRETLAIMAVRYGVDFTGTRQSVAYGESTSINGVDVKLVPAGHVLGSAQAVIEHDGTRIVVSGDYKRRRDPTCARFEPVPCDVFVTEATFALPVFRHPPTEDETAKLIASLARFPERTHLVGAYALGKAQRVIMHLREQGYERPIYLHGAMEKLCALYKEFGVDLGDLLPGAGHSKEDLAGEIVVAPPSATRDRWSRRFADPVTAFASGWMRVRARARQAAVELPLIISDHADWDELISTIAELSPQELWVTHGREDALVHAATQMGVAAKPLSLVGYDDEDGESIDAPAADTAS, encoded by the coding sequence ATGCCCGCTGACAAATTACTGCATCCCATGCCCGAGGGGCTCTATTGCCCCGTCGGCGACTTCTACGTCGACCCGGTGCGTCCGGTGGACCGGGCGGTGATTACCCATGGCCATGCGGACCACGCGCGTGCGGGTCATGGGGCCGTTCTGGCGACGCGAGAAACGCTGGCGATCATGGCTGTGCGCTACGGGGTGGATTTTACAGGGACGCGCCAGTCCGTCGCCTATGGGGAAAGCACATCCATCAATGGCGTGGATGTTAAGCTTGTCCCGGCGGGCCATGTTCTTGGGTCCGCTCAGGCGGTGATTGAACATGATGGCACCCGCATTGTTGTGTCCGGAGACTACAAACGCCGCCGTGACCCGACATGCGCCAGGTTTGAGCCCGTGCCCTGCGATGTGTTTGTCACCGAAGCCACGTTTGCCCTGCCCGTCTTTCGCCATCCGCCGACCGAAGATGAAACTGCCAAACTCATTGCGTCACTTGCCCGCTTTCCAGAGCGAACACATCTGGTGGGTGCCTATGCACTTGGCAAAGCGCAGCGCGTGATCATGCATCTGCGTGAACAGGGTTACGAACGACCGATTTATCTGCATGGCGCGATGGAAAAACTCTGTGCCCTCTACAAGGAGTTCGGCGTTGATCTGGGTGACCTGCTACCTGGCGCGGGTCACTCCAAGGAAGACCTTGCTGGTGAGATTGTGGTCGCCCCACCCTCTGCCACACGGGACAGGTGGTCACGCCGGTTTGCTGATCCCGTGACGGCCTTTGCCAGTGGATGGATGCGGGTGCGGGCCAGAGCGCGGCAGGCAGCTGTAGAGCTGCCATTGATCATCTCAGACCACGCGGACTGGGACGAACTGATCTCAACCATTGCGGAACTGTCACCGCAGGAACTATGGGTGACCCATGGGCGCGAAGACGCGCTTGTACATGCCGCCACACAGATGGGTGTCGCCGCCAAGCCATTGAGCCTTGTTGGCTACGATGACGAAGATGGCGAAAGCATAGATGCTCCCGCAGCGGACACGGCATCATGA
- a CDS encoding ligase-associated DNA damage response DEXH box helicase — translation MTSAPKTKQAAKKRATLPQTALPDAFAAWFASRGWEARAHQIELAKAGLAGKSALLIAPTGGGKTLAGFLPSLIEIADKGPRKPGQVRKLHTLYISPLKALAVDVARNLEMPIDEMGLDIRVETRTGDTPQNRRQRQRRDPPDILMTTPEQLALLLSYTDSDRFFSGLKAVVLDELHALAPSKRGDLLSLGLAQLRRLSTNVRFTGLSATVENPDRLRRYLVPQDGTDDALSELVTGAGGTSPDVSILASKERIPWSGHSARHAMEEVYQAICANKLVLVFVNTRSQAEFVFQSLWHLNEDTLPIALHHGSLATDKRRKVEAAMAKGELRAVVCTSTLDLGIDWGDVDLVINIGAPKGASRLLQRIGRANHRLDEPSRALLVPSNRFEVLECEAAREAAMTATQDGDVDRPGALDVLAQHILGIACAAAFDADDLYRDVISASPYRELPRETFDQAVNFVATGGYALKSYDRFARLRQTPEGQWRLAHPSIAQRFRMNVGTIVEAPMLKVKMVRAGGRAKRGGRVIGEIEEYFIEQLAPGDTFLFAGYVLKFEGIHEQEALASKTKDDTPAIPAYYGGKFPLSTYLAGRVREMLSDPSYWPNLPEQVSEWLQIQQWRSVLPKPGELLLEIFPRADKFYMVMYPFEGRLAHQTLGMLLTRRLDRFGARPMGFVASEYALAVWCLRDPGLMAQQGDLTFGDLFDEDMLGDDLEAWLAESYLLKRTFRNCAVIAGLIERRFPGHEKSGRQVTFSSDLIYDVLREHEPDHLLMQATWADASSGLLDLKRLSSLLARVKNRIVVKRLDRVSPFAVPVMLEIGKESVPGEANESLLAEASESLIEEAMRLI, via the coding sequence ATGACATCCGCCCCCAAAACCAAGCAGGCAGCCAAAAAGCGCGCAACGCTGCCGCAAACCGCCTTGCCGGATGCCTTTGCGGCGTGGTTTGCCTCGCGCGGCTGGGAAGCTCGGGCCCATCAGATTGAACTGGCGAAAGCGGGTCTGGCGGGAAAGTCGGCCCTGCTCATCGCGCCCACCGGCGGCGGCAAGACCCTGGCCGGCTTCTTGCCAAGTCTTATCGAGATTGCTGACAAAGGTCCGCGCAAGCCCGGACAGGTCCGCAAGCTGCACACGCTCTACATCTCGCCCCTCAAGGCACTGGCAGTGGATGTGGCCCGTAACCTCGAAATGCCCATCGATGAAATGGGCCTCGATATCCGCGTCGAGACCCGTACCGGGGACACACCGCAAAACCGGAGACAACGCCAGCGCCGCGACCCGCCGGACATCCTGATGACAACACCGGAGCAGCTGGCGTTGCTGTTGTCCTATACGGACAGCGATCGATTTTTCTCCGGTCTCAAGGCCGTGGTGCTTGATGAACTTCACGCACTGGCCCCGTCCAAACGCGGCGACCTGCTGTCGCTTGGCCTGGCGCAGCTGCGCCGTCTGTCAACCAATGTGCGGTTTACCGGCCTATCTGCCACGGTCGAAAACCCGGACAGATTGCGACGATATCTCGTGCCGCAAGACGGGACGGATGATGCCCTGTCCGAACTAGTGACGGGCGCAGGTGGCACCTCCCCGGACGTGTCCATTCTTGCAAGCAAGGAACGCATCCCCTGGTCCGGGCACTCAGCCCGCCATGCAATGGAAGAAGTGTATCAGGCCATTTGTGCCAATAAACTGGTACTGGTGTTTGTCAACACACGCAGTCAGGCGGAGTTCGTTTTCCAGTCACTTTGGCACTTGAACGAAGACACGCTGCCCATCGCCTTGCACCACGGGTCGCTGGCCACGGACAAACGCCGCAAGGTGGAAGCGGCCATGGCCAAGGGTGAGCTGCGCGCAGTGGTGTGCACCTCCACCCTGGACTTGGGCATCGACTGGGGTGACGTGGATCTGGTGATCAATATCGGCGCGCCCAAAGGGGCCAGCCGTTTGCTCCAGCGCATCGGGCGCGCCAATCACCGGCTGGATGAGCCAAGCCGGGCGCTCCTGGTCCCGTCCAACCGGTTTGAAGTTCTGGAGTGCGAGGCGGCGCGCGAAGCCGCCATGACCGCCACACAGGATGGCGACGTTGATCGTCCTGGTGCGCTGGATGTTCTGGCCCAGCACATCCTTGGTATCGCCTGCGCGGCTGCATTTGATGCAGATGACCTCTATCGCGATGTGATTTCCGCATCGCCCTATCGCGAACTGCCGCGCGAAACATTCGATCAGGCCGTCAACTTCGTGGCGACCGGCGGCTATGCCCTCAAAAGCTATGACCGCTTTGCGCGCCTTCGCCAGACGCCTGAAGGCCAGTGGCGTTTGGCGCATCCATCGATCGCCCAGCGCTTTCGCATGAATGTGGGCACCATCGTCGAGGCGCCGATGCTCAAAGTGAAGATGGTGCGTGCCGGCGGTCGTGCAAAACGCGGTGGTCGTGTCATCGGTGAGATCGAAGAATACTTCATTGAACAACTCGCACCTGGCGACACGTTCCTGTTTGCAGGCTACGTGCTGAAGTTCGAGGGCATTCATGAGCAGGAGGCGCTGGCCTCCAAAACCAAGGACGACACCCCCGCCATTCCCGCCTACTACGGCGGCAAGTTTCCACTCTCGACCTATCTGGCCGGCCGCGTCCGCGAGATGCTGTCAGACCCTTCCTATTGGCCGAACCTGCCTGAACAAGTGTCTGAATGGTTGCAAATACAGCAATGGCGATCGGTATTGCCCAAGCCGGGTGAGCTGCTGCTCGAGATCTTTCCGCGTGCGGACAAGTTCTACATGGTCATGTACCCGTTTGAAGGACGGCTGGCGCACCAGACGCTTGGCATGTTGCTGACCCGGCGGCTGGACAGGTTTGGCGCACGACCCATGGGCTTTGTCGCCAGCGAGTATGCGCTAGCAGTCTGGTGCCTGCGTGACCCGGGGCTGATGGCCCAGCAGGGAGACCTCACCTTTGGCGATCTGTTTGACGAAGACATGCTAGGCGACGATCTGGAAGCATGGCTTGCGGAAAGCTATCTGCTCAAACGTACCTTCCGGAACTGCGCCGTGATCGCAGGCCTCATTGAGCGGCGGTTTCCCGGTCACGAAAAATCAGGCCGACAAGTGACGTTCTCTTCTGACCTCATCTACGACGTATTGCGTGAGCACGAGCCAGATCATTTGCTCATGCAGGCAACATGGGCTGACGCTTCCTCCGGACTACTCGATCTGAAGCGTCTCTCGAGCCTTCTGGCCCGCGTCAAAAACAGAATCGTGGTAAAGCGGCTTGATCGGGTGTCGCCCTTTGCGGTGCCTGTGATGCTGGAGATCGGCAAGGAGTCGGTGCCCGGCGAGGCAAATGAGAGCCTTCTGGCTGAAGCGTCAGAGAGTCTGATTGAAGAGGCAATGCGGCTGATATGA
- the pdeM gene encoding ligase-associated DNA damage response endonuclease PdeM, with the protein MISICGERLVPDASGALHVPAHNTLIVSDLHLEKGSSYARRGVALPPYDTRATLKLLARVLRKYQPAHVVSLGDSFHDPEGPERLTGADRDALIAMTSAHDWLWIAGNHEGLVDGHVLGGRAEEESDLGNLILRHEPQVAPATGEIAGHLHPCGVVRQRGRRLRRRCFATDGTRLVMPAFGAYTGGLNVLDDAFAPLFHGPFNALLMGETQVYPMPGKRLVPDDMQPASARGSKPNSATQFLRRSVPARR; encoded by the coding sequence ATGATTTCCATCTGTGGTGAGCGTCTGGTGCCTGACGCGTCCGGCGCGCTGCACGTGCCAGCGCATAACACCCTCATCGTGTCAGACCTGCACCTTGAAAAAGGATCGTCCTATGCCCGCCGCGGCGTGGCGCTGCCGCCCTATGACACACGCGCTACCCTCAAACTGCTGGCGCGGGTCCTTCGCAAGTACCAGCCTGCGCACGTCGTCAGTCTGGGCGACAGTTTTCATGACCCGGAGGGGCCTGAACGTCTGACTGGTGCTGACCGTGACGCGCTGATTGCCATGACATCGGCCCACGACTGGTTATGGATCGCCGGCAACCATGAGGGACTGGTCGATGGTCACGTGCTGGGTGGTCGGGCCGAAGAAGAATCTGACCTTGGCAATCTCATCCTGAGGCATGAGCCACAGGTGGCCCCAGCGACAGGTGAAATTGCCGGGCACTTGCACCCCTGTGGTGTGGTTCGCCAGCGCGGCCGGCGATTGCGGCGTCGGTGTTTTGCCACGGATGGCACCCGATTGGTGATGCCGGCATTCGGCGCATACACCGGTGGCCTCAATGTCCTGGACGATGCATTTGCACCGTTGTTTCACGGCCCCTTCAACGCACTGCTCATGGGCGAGACACAGGTTTACCCGATGCCGGGAAAACGTCTTGTACCGGATGATATGCAGCCCGCATCGGCCAGGGGCAGCAAGCCTAACTCCGCAACACAATTCCTACGACGGTCAGTCCCAGCGCGCCGATAA